A region of Halalkaliarchaeum desulfuricum DNA encodes the following proteins:
- a CDS encoding DUF5822 domain-containing protein, with amino-acid sequence MPRVVEETDPEGVDYGWVMQVTFVVTILVGAPVVALLASGTGVELATWGERAAFAIRVGAPIWFVTAIAVFAYAKRYRISDAV; translated from the coding sequence GTGCCACGAGTCGTCGAGGAGACCGACCCCGAGGGAGTCGACTACGGTTGGGTGATGCAGGTGACGTTCGTCGTCACCATCCTGGTGGGCGCGCCCGTCGTCGCGCTGCTCGCTTCCGGAACCGGCGTCGAACTCGCGACGTGGGGGGAACGCGCCGCGTTCGCGATACGGGTCGGCGCGCCGATCTGGTTCGTGACGGCGATCGCGGTGTTCGCCTATGCGAAACGATACCGGATCTCCGACGCTGTCTAG
- a CDS encoding HAD family hydrolase: protein MDDYDAIVYDLDGTLVRLDVDWGAVTQEAVTVYREAGVDPPTGDLWTLLDDAEAHGVGEAVAGLVCRREREGARRSERLFLADDLRERAGDGVPVGVCSLNCEDAVRIALSEHELAGSVTEEAIVGRDTLATRKPDPEPLRSTCRALQVDPGRTLFVGDSPRDEQTAERAGAGFVYVSELEGTLP from the coding sequence ATGGACGATTACGACGCTATCGTGTACGATCTCGATGGCACCCTCGTCAGGCTCGACGTCGACTGGGGGGCAGTCACCCAGGAGGCGGTGACGGTGTATCGCGAGGCGGGAGTCGACCCGCCGACCGGAGACCTCTGGACACTGCTGGACGACGCCGAAGCACACGGCGTCGGCGAGGCGGTCGCGGGACTCGTCTGCAGGCGGGAACGCGAGGGGGCACGCCGGTCGGAGCGACTGTTTCTCGCCGACGACCTCCGCGAACGCGCCGGGGACGGCGTTCCTGTCGGCGTCTGTTCGCTCAACTGCGAGGACGCCGTCCGGATCGCGCTCTCGGAACACGAACTCGCCGGGTCGGTCACGGAAGAAGCGATCGTGGGACGTGACACGCTCGCGACGCGCAAGCCTGATCCGGAGCCGTTGCGTTCGACGTGTCGGGCGCTTCAAGTCGACCCCGGCCGAACGCTGTTCGTCGGCGACTCGCCCAGAGACGAGCAAACTGCAGAGCGTGCCGGCGCCGGGTTCGTGTACGTCTCCGAACTGGAAGGAACGCTTCCCTAG
- the panB gene encoding 3-methyl-2-oxobutanoate hydroxymethyltransferase has protein sequence MVTTRDLRERAGEEPITMLTAYDAPTAAIVDEAGVDVILVGDSMGNAVLGYDTTLPVTLEEMHSRTAAVARATEEALVVADMPFLSFGVDAAESVENAGRLLKEANADAIKIESGRHTVELTERLTRVGIPVMAHVGLTPQQVNQLGGYARQGTTENAARDLIELAIAHQEAGAFSIVLEHVPANVAARVTDELSIPTIGIGAGGDCDGQVLVITDVLGIEEESPSFSKQYADLRGEMARAVEAFKREVESGEFPAEEHTHVEEDLGELN, from the coding sequence ATGGTGACGACACGTGACCTCCGCGAGCGCGCCGGCGAGGAGCCGATCACCATGCTGACGGCGTACGACGCGCCGACCGCAGCGATCGTCGACGAGGCGGGTGTCGACGTGATCCTGGTGGGCGACAGCATGGGAAACGCAGTGCTCGGATACGACACGACGCTGCCGGTGACACTCGAGGAGATGCACAGCCGGACGGCTGCGGTCGCCCGGGCGACCGAGGAGGCGCTGGTCGTCGCCGACATGCCGTTTCTCTCCTTCGGCGTCGACGCGGCCGAAAGCGTCGAAAACGCCGGGCGACTCCTGAAGGAGGCGAACGCGGACGCGATCAAAATCGAGAGCGGCCGGCACACGGTCGAACTCACCGAGCGACTCACTCGGGTCGGGATTCCGGTGATGGCACATGTCGGGCTCACGCCACAGCAAGTCAACCAGCTCGGCGGGTACGCCAGACAGGGGACCACGGAGAACGCCGCCAGAGATCTGATCGAACTCGCGATCGCCCATCAGGAGGCCGGGGCGTTCTCGATCGTGCTGGAACACGTCCCCGCGAACGTCGCAGCCAGGGTGACCGACGAGCTTTCCATTCCCACGATCGGGATCGGCGCCGGCGGCGACTGCGACGGACAGGTGCTCGTGATCACCGACGTCCTCGGGATCGAGGAGGAGTCGCCGTCGTTTTCGAAACAGTACGCCGACCTCCGGGGCGAGATGGCACGGGCCGTCGAGGCGTTCAAACGGGAGGTCGAATCCGGCGAGTTCCCGGCCGAGGAACACACCCACGTCGAGGAGGATCTCGGAGAGCTGAATTGA
- a CDS encoding transcriptional regulator, translated as MSEEPVDGPTSRTTRQRIADALREKEASASELAAEVDVPVPVVYDHLTHVAKSLSGSGEELLVAPPTCRRCGFDGFDDPANQPSRCPECRSEDIAEPVFTIGEA; from the coding sequence ATGAGCGAGGAACCGGTCGACGGACCGACGAGCCGTACCACCCGCCAACGGATCGCCGACGCCCTCCGAGAGAAGGAGGCGAGCGCGAGCGAACTCGCCGCCGAGGTCGACGTGCCGGTTCCGGTCGTCTACGACCATCTCACCCATGTCGCGAAATCGTTGTCCGGAAGCGGCGAGGAGCTGCTCGTCGCGCCGCCGACGTGTCGCCGGTGCGGCTTCGACGGGTTCGACGACCCCGCAAACCAGCCGTCGCGGTGTCCCGAGTGCCGAAGCGAAGACATCGCAGAACCCGTTTTTACGATCGGGGAGGCGTGA
- a CDS encoding cation:proton antiporter, translating into MTDIVIALAVVFVTAGALLLVANQLELPIVPFYIIAGLLTGLVVGQPALVDLALWGIAFLVFVFGIRVDIGDLQAVLRDGEVAAFAQLIVVAPVAIVVGYALGDLYGFQDPFRNALYFGAAATLSSTLVGSQILEREIREGMLYGRLASSIHFFDDVVALGAVLILSADVLADSQLVTSKIGYGVLFVLAGLLIYRHGYPALVRVADGGEELILMGSISILIAFIAAAEAVGISIVVAAFAAGLAVRSEGVESLGVRNGIESIKDFFAAIFFVTLGALVSVPTPEVLVLATVLTLLVVAVNPAVHAAAFVLEGYDGRTAFLTASNLNQVSELSLVIAIQGWLLGTIATPLFDAIVLAGAATMLLSSVAGRYEQLFYEIVLSRFLEGQTRHIDTNSSIDEGIAEHVVVIGYGRQGRRIVETLEELEVPYVVVENDPTVRGNLRENCRNYVFGDAMASYPMELARIRHAGLVVSTVDHRPVSESLLEHDTDADVILRADQSTVASELLDAGADFVAVPDILASDQLVENVERVLGDERMVATLEADHREFLDLMEVLETERRYG; encoded by the coding sequence ATGACTGACATCGTGATCGCCCTCGCGGTGGTGTTCGTCACTGCCGGAGCGCTGTTGCTGGTCGCAAACCAGCTGGAACTCCCCATCGTGCCGTTTTATATCATCGCCGGGCTGCTAACCGGTCTCGTCGTCGGTCAGCCAGCACTGGTGGATCTGGCGCTGTGGGGGATCGCCTTCCTGGTGTTCGTGTTCGGCATCCGTGTCGACATCGGTGACCTCCAGGCGGTGCTTCGCGACGGTGAGGTGGCCGCGTTCGCCCAACTGATCGTGGTCGCCCCGGTCGCGATCGTGGTCGGGTACGCGCTGGGGGACCTGTACGGATTCCAGGATCCGTTCCGGAACGCCCTGTACTTCGGCGCGGCGGCCACGTTGAGTTCGACGCTCGTTGGATCGCAGATCCTCGAACGGGAGATCCGGGAGGGGATGCTGTACGGTCGCCTGGCGTCGTCGATCCACTTCTTCGACGACGTGGTCGCCCTCGGGGCGGTGTTGATTCTCTCTGCTGACGTCCTCGCGGATTCGCAACTCGTCACCTCGAAGATCGGCTACGGCGTGTTGTTCGTCCTCGCCGGGCTGCTCATTTACCGCCACGGCTACCCGGCACTGGTTCGTGTGGCCGACGGCGGGGAGGAGCTGATCCTGATGGGCAGTATCTCGATTTTGATCGCGTTCATCGCCGCCGCGGAGGCTGTCGGAATCTCGATTGTCGTCGCCGCGTTCGCGGCCGGGCTCGCAGTCCGGAGCGAGGGTGTGGAGTCTCTCGGGGTCCGCAACGGGATCGAGTCGATCAAGGACTTCTTCGCCGCGATCTTCTTCGTCACGCTCGGCGCGCTCGTCAGCGTCCCGACTCCGGAGGTGCTCGTGCTCGCAACCGTCCTCACGCTGCTTGTCGTCGCCGTCAATCCTGCGGTCCACGCCGCCGCGTTCGTTCTGGAAGGGTACGACGGTCGAACCGCCTTCCTGACGGCGTCGAATCTCAACCAGGTGAGCGAACTGTCGCTCGTGATCGCTATACAGGGGTGGCTGCTCGGAACGATCGCGACGCCGCTTTTCGATGCGATCGTGCTCGCGGGCGCCGCGACGATGCTGTTGAGCTCCGTTGCGGGACGGTACGAGCAGCTGTTTTACGAGATAGTGCTGTCGCGGTTCCTCGAGGGGCAGACACGGCACATCGACACCAATAGCAGCATCGATGAGGGGATCGCTGAACACGTGGTCGTGATCGGGTACGGACGTCAGGGGCGACGTATCGTCGAGACGCTCGAGGAACTCGAGGTGCCCTACGTCGTCGTGGAAAACGACCCCACTGTCCGGGGGAATCTCCGCGAGAACTGTCGGAATTACGTCTTCGGCGACGCGATGGCGTCTTATCCGATGGAGCTGGCCCGAATCCGACATGCGGGCCTCGTCGTCTCGACGGTCGACCACAGGCCGGTGTCCGAATCGCTGCTGGAACACGACACCGACGCCGACGTGATCCTCAGGGCCGACCAGTCCACCGTCGCCAGTGAGCTACTCGACGCGGGGGCGGATTTCGTCGCCGTGCCCGACATCTTGGCGTCGGATCAACTGGTCGAGAACGTCGAACGGGTGCTCGGCGACGAACGCATGGTGGCGACACTGGAGGCCGACCACCGCGAGTTCCTGGATCTGATGGAGGTCCTCGAAACTGAGCGACGGTACGGGTGA
- the hisC gene encoding histidinol-phosphate transaminase codes for MHPRDLSSHSPYVPGSGIEEVARELGVDPDDLVALSSNENPHGPSPAAVDAIQEHAGRIHQYPKAAHADLTDRIAEEWGVDSRQVWLSPGADGALDYLARAMLSPGDRVLAPEPGFAYYPMSARYHHGAVATYELSPANDFAGTADAVLSAYDGERIVYVTTPHNPAGTEFSREQLLELLSAVEDRTLVVVDEAYGEYSESPSNIELLDSHENLAVTRTFSKAYGLAGLRVGYAVVPEAWGDAYARVNTPFAVNELACRAAMAALGDHDHLRTSVETARWSREYLRTELDAPTVESAANFVLAHVGDAETVAERSKQAGVVIRDCTSFGLPEYVRISCGTREETKLAVETLDEVLADADVAGVGTRG; via the coding sequence ATGCACCCACGGGACCTCTCTTCACACTCGCCGTACGTCCCCGGAAGCGGCATCGAGGAGGTCGCCCGGGAACTCGGCGTCGATCCCGACGACCTCGTTGCGCTCTCCTCGAACGAGAACCCACACGGACCCAGCCCCGCAGCCGTCGACGCGATACAGGAGCACGCCGGCCGGATTCACCAGTATCCGAAGGCCGCCCACGCCGACCTGACCGATCGGATCGCCGAGGAGTGGGGGGTCGACTCCCGGCAGGTGTGGCTCTCCCCGGGCGCCGACGGCGCGCTGGACTACCTCGCACGGGCGATGCTGTCTCCGGGTGATCGGGTACTCGCCCCCGAACCGGGATTCGCGTATTACCCGATGAGTGCCCGGTACCACCACGGTGCCGTGGCGACTTACGAGCTCTCGCCCGCAAACGACTTCGCCGGGACCGCAGACGCCGTGTTGTCCGCCTACGACGGCGAGCGGATCGTCTACGTGACCACGCCCCACAACCCGGCGGGAACCGAGTTCTCGCGGGAGCAACTTCTGGAGCTGCTCTCGGCGGTCGAGGACCGGACGCTCGTCGTCGTCGACGAGGCGTACGGCGAGTACAGCGAGTCCCCATCGAACATCGAGCTACTGGACTCCCACGAGAACCTCGCGGTGACCCGGACGTTCTCGAAGGCGTACGGGCTCGCCGGACTCCGGGTCGGCTACGCTGTCGTCCCCGAGGCGTGGGGGGACGCCTACGCCCGGGTGAACACCCCGTTTGCGGTGAACGAACTCGCCTGCCGGGCGGCAATGGCGGCGCTCGGGGACCACGATCACCTCCGGACGTCCGTCGAAACCGCGAGATGGAGCCGGGAGTACCTCCGGACGGAACTCGACGCACCGACCGTCGAGAGCGCGGCCAACTTCGTGCTGGCACACGTGGGCGACGCCGAAACGGTCGCCGAACGAAGCAAACAGGCGGGTGTAGTGATCCGCGACTGCACGAGCTTCGGGCTCCCCGAGTACGTCCGCATCTCCTGTGGAACCCGCGAGGAGACGAAACTCGCGGTCGAGACGCTCGATGAGGTGCTCGCCGACGCCGACGTCGCCGGGGTGGGGACGCGTGGCTGA
- a CDS encoding sugar phosphate nucleotidyltransferase: MKAIVLAGGYATRLWPITKNRPKMFLPVGENTVIDETFADLEVDDRIEEVYVSTNERFEEDFREYLAEAPYEKPSLSVEDTENESEKFGVIGALAQLIRREGIDDDLLVVAGDNLISFDLAEFVDFYQRRETPALAAYDVGSRERAKSYGLVELDGERVIDFQEKPDDPHSTLVSIACYAFPAASLSLFETYLEGGNNPDEPGWFIQWLQERNPVYAFTFDGAWFDIGTPESYLDAVRWKLDGDCRVHPDATVENSRLGENVHVMADSSVDDSSLSETIVFPDVTIRDAEIKRSIIDEDTHIEGLDFAGALIGAHSRIGNGQ; this comes from the coding sequence ATGAAGGCGATCGTGCTCGCGGGCGGGTACGCGACGCGTCTGTGGCCGATAACGAAAAACCGGCCGAAGATGTTCCTCCCCGTCGGCGAGAACACGGTGATCGACGAGACGTTCGCAGATCTGGAGGTCGACGACCGGATCGAGGAGGTGTACGTCAGCACGAACGAACGCTTCGAGGAGGACTTCAGGGAGTATCTCGCCGAGGCCCCCTACGAGAAGCCGAGCCTCTCGGTCGAGGACACCGAAAACGAGTCGGAGAAGTTCGGCGTGATCGGTGCGCTCGCACAACTCATCCGACGGGAGGGGATCGACGACGACCTGCTGGTGGTGGCCGGCGACAACCTCATCAGCTTCGACCTCGCGGAGTTCGTCGACTTTTACCAGCGCCGGGAGACACCCGCCCTCGCCGCCTACGACGTCGGATCTCGCGAGCGAGCCAAGTCCTACGGGCTGGTCGAACTCGACGGCGAACGCGTCATCGACTTTCAGGAAAAGCCTGACGACCCCCACTCGACGCTGGTGTCGATCGCCTGCTACGCGTTCCCCGCGGCGTCGCTGTCGCTGTTCGAGACGTATCTCGAGGGGGGAAACAACCCCGACGAACCCGGGTGGTTCATCCAGTGGCTCCAGGAGCGAAACCCGGTGTACGCCTTTACCTTCGACGGCGCGTGGTTCGACATCGGCACCCCCGAAAGCTATCTCGACGCCGTGCGATGGAAGCTCGACGGCGACTGTCGCGTTCATCCCGACGCGACCGTCGAGAACTCCCGGCTGGGCGAGAACGTCCACGTGATGGCCGACTCTTCGGTCGACGACTCGTCGCTCTCGGAGACGATCGTCTTTCCGGATGTGACGATCCGGGACGCGGAGATCAAACGATCGATCATCGACGAGGACACCCACATCGAGGGGCTCGACTTCGCCGGCGCGCTCATCGGGGCCCACAGCCGGATCGGAAACGGGCAGTAA
- a CDS encoding cation:proton antiporter: MSEVTLAADFALIVVAATAIGILARQLGQPTIVAYIFTGVVLGPVALDLVTIGGLVEVMAELGLGFLLFLLGLKMRFDDIKEILRPITNIAVGQTILQTALAFLVAWLLGFGTTEVIVIALATVFGATPIIVKLLTDKNEITSLPGKIDVGVLIIQDIYLVIVLALFSAERLDDPAQIATTLGVIFVMMSFIGLFSLASSRYLLPHLFRRIADRKDVFLVVAIAWAFLFISIAEVFNLSVEVGAFLAGISLAQLPYSKELEDRITPITDFFILVFFATIGLQIESLASLLAYWQEAIIASVVLMVGNFWIMFSLIDREGFSVETSFVGSINMVQVSEFSLVVGALAIQQGYIGPDVLGYLTLMALLTMTASTYIITYNHELYERLQPWFRRFESEEKVDAEVSEYRGHAVAIGYDEVTEEALPLLQERYGAVVVVDRKTEHIAQLKAEDRYDYVFGDVRHTEIRKAAALSEAAFVLSSTVETDINRVILEEVRDDAVVFAEADRIADAHDLYDRGAAYVIMDTYLAAAKLSDYLELYFRDRATFERRIADDIDRIKRKASRVSVLDAPSFDIEVDPRHWGGGDD, translated from the coding sequence GTGAGTGAGGTTACTCTCGCGGCAGATTTCGCTCTCATCGTCGTTGCGGCGACGGCGATCGGCATCCTGGCCCGCCAGCTCGGCCAACCCACTATCGTCGCCTACATTTTCACCGGGGTCGTGCTCGGTCCGGTAGCGCTCGACCTCGTCACAATCGGGGGACTCGTGGAAGTGATGGCCGAACTGGGACTCGGGTTCCTGTTGTTCCTTCTCGGTCTAAAGATGCGGTTTGACGACATCAAAGAGATACTCCGCCCGATCACCAACATCGCCGTTGGGCAGACGATCCTGCAGACGGCACTGGCGTTCCTGGTCGCCTGGCTGCTCGGATTCGGCACAACGGAGGTCATCGTCATCGCACTGGCGACCGTCTTCGGCGCGACGCCGATCATCGTCAAGTTGCTCACCGACAAAAACGAGATCACGTCGCTCCCCGGCAAGATCGACGTCGGCGTCCTGATCATTCAGGACATCTACCTGGTGATTGTTCTCGCGCTGTTCTCAGCCGAGCGCCTCGACGATCCCGCACAGATCGCGACGACTCTCGGTGTGATCTTCGTCATGATGTCGTTCATCGGGTTGTTCTCGCTGGCTTCCTCACGGTATCTCCTTCCGCATCTCTTTCGTCGAATCGCCGATCGGAAGGATGTCTTCCTCGTGGTCGCGATCGCGTGGGCGTTCCTGTTTATTTCGATCGCAGAAGTGTTCAATCTCTCTGTAGAGGTCGGCGCGTTCCTGGCCGGAATCAGCCTCGCACAGCTCCCCTACAGCAAGGAACTGGAGGATCGAATCACGCCGATCACCGACTTCTTCATCCTGGTGTTCTTCGCGACCATCGGCCTCCAGATCGAGAGCCTCGCGAGCCTGCTGGCGTACTGGCAGGAGGCGATTATCGCCTCAGTCGTCCTGATGGTCGGCAACTTCTGGATCATGTTCTCCCTCATCGACCGAGAGGGATTCAGCGTGGAGACGTCGTTCGTGGGCAGCATCAACATGGTGCAGGTGAGCGAGTTCTCGCTCGTCGTCGGCGCGCTGGCAATCCAGCAGGGATACATCGGTCCGGACGTGCTGGGCTATCTGACTCTGATGGCGCTGTTGACGATGACTGCCTCGACCTACATCATCACCTACAACCACGAACTCTACGAGCGGCTCCAGCCGTGGTTCCGGCGGTTCGAAAGCGAGGAGAAGGTGGACGCGGAGGTCAGTGAATACCGGGGCCACGCCGTCGCGATCGGGTACGACGAAGTCACCGAGGAGGCGCTGCCACTGTTACAGGAGCGATATGGAGCCGTCGTTGTGGTCGACCGGAAGACCGAGCACATCGCCCAACTGAAGGCCGAAGACCGGTACGACTACGTGTTCGGTGACGTTCGACACACGGAGATCAGGAAGGCGGCTGCACTATCGGAGGCCGCGTTCGTCCTCAGCTCCACTGTCGAGACCGACATCAACCGGGTGATCCTCGAGGAAGTCCGGGACGACGCTGTCGTCTTCGCCGAGGCCGACCGGATCGCCGACGCCCACGATCTCTACGACAGGGGTGCAGCGTACGTTATCATGGACACCTACCTGGCCGCAGCGAAGCTAAGCGACTACCTCGAACTGTACTTCAGGGACAGGGCAACGTTCGAACGGCGGATCGCGGACGACATCGACCGGATCAAACGGAAAGCCAGTCGGGTGAGTGTCCTCGATGCGCCGAGCTTCGACATCGAGGTCGATCCACGCCACTGGGGTGGTGGCGATGACTGA
- the hpt gene encoding hypoxanthine/guanine phosphoribosyltransferase, which translates to MDRLEQSLLDAPIIEKGEYQYFVHPISDGVPMLEPELLREIVIKIIRKAELEDVDKIVTPAAMGIHISTAVSLMTDIPLVVIRKREYGLEGEVSLAKKTGYSESEMFINDVEAGDSVLVLDDVLSTGGTMKGILEALSDIGAEIIDIVAVIKKTGPNELDDTDYRVKTLINVSVENGEVIIDDPRGDG; encoded by the coding sequence ATGGATCGACTGGAACAGTCGTTGCTCGACGCCCCGATCATCGAGAAGGGCGAATACCAGTACTTCGTTCACCCCATCAGCGACGGCGTCCCGATGCTCGAACCGGAACTGCTCCGGGAGATCGTCATCAAGATCATTCGGAAGGCGGAACTCGAAGATGTGGACAAGATCGTCACTCCCGCGGCGATGGGGATCCACATCTCCACTGCCGTCTCGCTGATGACCGACATCCCGCTTGTCGTCATCCGCAAGCGGGAGTACGGACTCGAGGGAGAAGTTTCGCTGGCCAAGAAAACCGGCTACTCGGAGTCGGAGATGTTTATCAACGACGTCGAGGCCGGCGACAGCGTGCTCGTTCTCGACGACGTGCTCTCGACCGGGGGCACGATGAAAGGAATTCTCGAGGCCCTCTCGGACATCGGCGCCGAGATCATCGACATCGTCGCCGTCATCAAGAAGACCGGTCCCAACGAGCTCGACGACACCGACTACCGGGTGAAGACGCTCATCAACGTCTCCGTCGAGAACGGCGAGGTCATCATCGACGATCCCCGCGGTGACGGATAG
- a CDS encoding DUF211 domain-containing protein yields MIRRLVLDVLKPHEPPMVTFSSQLSQLESVSGVTTKLVEMEEDVRTVRVAIEGEDLDLSKIEASIEDLSGSIHSVDEVSCGDRIVDDPWLNRG; encoded by the coding sequence ATGATTCGACGACTCGTTCTCGACGTCTTGAAACCTCACGAACCGCCGATGGTGACGTTCAGTTCACAGCTCAGTCAACTCGAGAGCGTCTCCGGGGTCACCACGAAACTCGTCGAGATGGAAGAGGACGTCAGAACGGTCCGGGTCGCCATCGAGGGCGAGGATCTCGACCTCTCCAAAATTGAAGCATCAATCGAAGATCTGAGCGGTTCGATTCACTCGGTCGACGAGGTATCATGTGGCGACCGAATCGTCGATGATCCCTGGCTCAATCGCGGATGA